In Pseudoxanthobacter soli DSM 19599, a single window of DNA contains:
- the recJ gene encoding single-stranded-DNA-specific exonuclease RecJ, translating to MARLDDRGTAEATAISQRHGLPDVMGRVLAGRSVPLDAVDSFLAPTLRDLMPDPAVVTGMVAAAERLADAVARRETVGVLADYDVDGATSAAILVRHLRALGLDPLLHIPDRSTEGYGVSNAAVERFAEAGVRLMVTLDCGTSSHEALEIAARRGLDVVVVDHHPAGERLPPAVAIVNPNRQDDLSGLGHLAACGVTFLLSVALNRVLRARRAFPGREPDLMSLVDLVALGTVCDVVPLKGLNRAFVARGLEVMRRRGNPGLAALADAARLTGAPTPYHLGFLIGPRINAGGRIGDSALGSRLLSSDDAALAATIAAELDALNRARQDIEAAALAQADAMIALAPERAVALVFDEGWHPGVVGLVAARLKERTGRPAIAIALDPEGRGTGSGRSVTGVDLGAAIRAAADEGLILKGGGHAMAAGLTVAKDRIADLEAFLDERLAASVAAARASDGLKLDGAMTASGANRALVDTIERAGPYGAGHPEPVFVFPAHRIADVRVVGQGHVKTSIVAGDGGRMDAIAFRAADRDLGRALLAAKGESFHFAGALGPDIFDPARVTLRIVDAADPRQAASRIA from the coding sequence TTGGCGCGTCTCGACGACCGGGGCACGGCGGAGGCGACGGCGATCTCCCAGCGCCACGGCCTGCCGGACGTGATGGGCCGGGTGCTCGCCGGCCGGTCCGTGCCGCTCGATGCCGTCGATTCCTTCCTCGCCCCCACGCTGCGCGACCTGATGCCCGACCCCGCCGTCGTCACCGGCATGGTCGCGGCCGCCGAGCGGCTCGCCGATGCGGTGGCCCGGCGCGAGACCGTCGGCGTCCTCGCCGATTACGATGTCGACGGAGCCACTTCCGCGGCGATCCTCGTGCGCCACCTGAGGGCGCTCGGCCTCGATCCGCTGCTTCACATTCCCGATCGCTCCACCGAGGGCTACGGCGTCTCCAACGCCGCCGTCGAGCGCTTCGCAGAGGCCGGCGTGCGGCTGATGGTGACGCTCGATTGCGGCACCTCCAGCCACGAGGCGCTCGAGATCGCCGCCCGTCGCGGTCTCGATGTCGTCGTCGTCGATCATCACCCGGCGGGCGAGCGCCTGCCGCCGGCGGTCGCCATCGTCAACCCGAACCGGCAGGACGATCTGTCCGGCCTCGGCCACCTCGCCGCCTGCGGCGTCACCTTCCTCCTGTCGGTCGCGCTCAACCGCGTGCTGCGGGCCCGCCGCGCCTTTCCCGGCCGCGAGCCGGACCTGATGTCCCTCGTCGATCTCGTCGCGCTCGGCACGGTCTGCGATGTCGTGCCGCTGAAGGGCCTCAACCGCGCCTTCGTCGCCCGCGGGCTGGAGGTGATGCGCCGGCGCGGCAATCCCGGCCTCGCCGCGCTCGCCGACGCCGCGCGGCTGACCGGCGCGCCGACGCCCTATCATCTCGGCTTCCTGATCGGGCCGCGCATCAATGCCGGCGGCCGCATCGGCGATTCCGCCCTCGGCTCGCGGCTGCTGTCGTCCGACGATGCGGCCCTGGCGGCGACCATCGCGGCGGAACTCGATGCCCTCAACCGCGCGCGCCAGGATATCGAGGCCGCCGCGCTCGCCCAGGCCGATGCCATGATCGCGCTCGCGCCCGAGCGCGCCGTCGCGCTCGTGTTCGACGAGGGCTGGCATCCCGGCGTGGTCGGGCTCGTCGCCGCCCGCCTGAAGGAGCGCACGGGCCGGCCGGCCATCGCCATCGCGCTCGATCCGGAAGGCCGCGGCACCGGCTCCGGCCGCTCCGTCACCGGCGTCGATCTCGGCGCTGCGATCCGCGCGGCGGCCGACGAGGGCCTGATCCTCAAGGGCGGCGGCCACGCCATGGCCGCGGGCCTGACGGTCGCCAAGGACCGGATCGCCGATCTCGAAGCCTTCCTCGACGAACGGCTGGCCGCGTCCGTCGCCGCCGCCCGCGCCTCCGACGGCCTCAAGCTCGATGGCGCGATGACGGCGAGCGGCGCGAACCGCGCTCTGGTCGATACCATCGAGCGCGCCGGTCCCTACGGCGCCGGCCATCCCGAGCCGGTGTTCGTCTTTCCCGCCCATCGCATCGCCGATGTGCGGGTGGTCGGCCAGGGCCACGTCAAGACCTCCATCGTCGCCGGCGACGGCGGGCGGATGGATGCCATCGCCTTCCGCGCCGCCGATCGCGATCTCGGCCGCGCGCTTCTCGCCGCCAAGGGCGAGAGCTTCCACTTCGCGGGTGCACTCGGGCCGGACATCTTCGATCCCGCCCGCGTCACCCTGCGCATCGTCGACGCCGCCGATCCGCGTCAGGCCGCGTCCCGGATCGCCTGA
- a CDS encoding phosphodiesterase, producing MLIAQLSDPHLRPRGVLYQDRVDSNAMFEAAIRHLNGLVPAPDVVILSGDLVDEGTEAEYAAAREMLAGIRQPLLMIPGNHDEREAFRRSFPEMAFGSGTGPLHFADGSHGPVRIVGFDVTVPGDHHGDIDDAAAAWLDEALAAEPDRPTLIMMHQPPFESGIPYIDLYRCFNGDRLAAIVARYPAVERIVCGHIHRVMQTRFGGTVLCTAPSTTTAIALRLSEDAEPASYIEPPAMLLHRWTPDTGLVTHLVPIGTFPGPLPFA from the coding sequence ATGCTGATTGCCCAGCTTTCCGACCCGCACCTGCGACCGCGCGGCGTGCTCTACCAGGATCGGGTCGATTCCAATGCGATGTTCGAGGCCGCGATCCGGCACCTCAACGGCCTCGTTCCGGCGCCGGACGTCGTGATCCTCAGCGGCGATCTGGTGGACGAGGGAACGGAGGCGGAATATGCCGCCGCGCGGGAGATGCTGGCCGGCATCCGCCAGCCACTCCTGATGATCCCCGGCAATCACGACGAACGCGAGGCCTTCCGGCGGAGCTTTCCGGAGATGGCGTTCGGCTCGGGAACGGGTCCGCTGCACTTCGCCGATGGCAGCCACGGGCCGGTCCGCATCGTCGGGTTCGACGTCACGGTTCCCGGCGACCATCACGGCGACATCGACGACGCGGCCGCGGCCTGGCTCGACGAGGCCCTGGCCGCAGAGCCGGACCGGCCGACGCTGATCATGATGCACCAGCCGCCGTTCGAGAGCGGCATCCCCTATATCGATCTCTATCGCTGCTTCAACGGCGACCGGCTCGCCGCCATCGTCGCGCGCTATCCGGCGGTCGAGCGCATCGTGTGCGGCCACATCCACCGCGTGATGCAGACGCGCTTCGGCGGCACGGTGCTGTGCACGGCACCGAGCACGACGACGGCGATCGCGCTCCGCCTGTCGGAGGACGCGGAGCCGGCCTCCTATATCGAGCCCCCGGCGATGCTCCTGCACCGCTGGACGCCGGACACCGGCCTCGTCACCCATCTGGTGCCGATCGGGACGTTCCCGGGGCCGCTGCCGTTCGCATAG
- the leuA gene encoding 2-isopropylmalate synthase has translation MFQTEPAPRAGIPVPMIAKAMLKHPETKYRPFLSPVDLPDRQWPSRRLTKAPRWVSTDLRDGNQALANPMNVEQKMRFYRMLLDVGFKEIEIGFPSASQTEFDFVRSLIEGNLIPDDVFVQVLTQSRADLIARTFESLEGAKKAIVHLYNATAPLFRRVVFRMEKAEVIELAVTGARTMLEEARRRPETTWQFEYSPETFSFTEPEFALEICERVLDVWQPTADAPVILNLPATVEVAMPNVHADQIEWFCRNISRRDAVAISLHPHNDRGTAVAATELGLLAGADRVEGCLFGNGERTGNVDIVTLALNLYTQGVDPGLNFDDLGAVVRTVEHCNALPVHPRHPYAGELVFTAFSGSHQDAIKKGFAAHETRNDGFWEMPYLPLDPTDVGGNYEAVIRVNSQSGKGGVAWVLEQDKGLKLPRRLQVDFSRRVQVLADETSKELTAEHIWTAFEEAYHLGGRQTFELVSFDDTRSPRGGTERVFVGRIRKGAEEVTASGRGNGLLSGTVAALNDQFGLGIEIIDYQEHALRRGSDSQAAAYVECKLPDGRVVFGVGIDDDVAAASVKAVISAANAA, from the coding sequence ATGTTCCAGACGGAGCCGGCCCCGCGCGCCGGCATTCCCGTCCCGATGATCGCCAAGGCCATGCTGAAGCACCCCGAAACGAAGTACCGCCCGTTCCTCTCCCCCGTCGACCTGCCCGACCGGCAATGGCCCTCCCGCCGCCTGACCAAGGCGCCGCGATGGGTTTCGACCGACCTGCGCGACGGCAACCAGGCGCTCGCCAATCCGATGAATGTCGAGCAGAAGATGCGGTTCTACCGCATGCTGCTCGATGTCGGCTTCAAGGAGATCGAGATCGGATTTCCCTCGGCGTCGCAGACCGAGTTCGACTTCGTCCGCAGCCTGATCGAGGGCAACCTCATCCCCGACGACGTGTTCGTGCAGGTGCTGACCCAGTCGCGCGCCGACCTGATCGCGCGGACGTTCGAATCGCTGGAAGGCGCGAAGAAGGCCATCGTCCACCTCTACAACGCCACGGCGCCGCTGTTCCGGCGCGTGGTGTTCAGGATGGAAAAGGCGGAGGTGATCGAACTCGCCGTCACCGGTGCCCGCACCATGCTGGAGGAGGCCCGGCGGCGGCCGGAGACGACCTGGCAGTTCGAATATTCGCCGGAGACGTTCTCGTTCACCGAGCCGGAGTTCGCGCTGGAGATCTGCGAGCGTGTGCTCGACGTATGGCAGCCGACGGCGGACGCGCCGGTCATCCTGAACCTGCCGGCGACGGTCGAGGTCGCCATGCCGAACGTCCATGCCGACCAGATCGAATGGTTCTGCCGCAACATCTCGCGGCGCGACGCGGTCGCGATCAGCCTGCACCCGCATAATGACCGCGGCACCGCGGTCGCGGCCACGGAGCTCGGCTTGCTGGCGGGCGCCGACCGCGTGGAAGGCTGCCTGTTCGGCAACGGCGAGCGCACCGGCAATGTCGACATCGTGACGCTGGCCCTGAACCTCTACACGCAGGGCGTCGATCCCGGTCTGAACTTCGACGATCTCGGCGCGGTGGTGCGCACGGTCGAGCACTGCAACGCCCTGCCGGTGCATCCGCGCCATCCCTATGCCGGCGAACTCGTGTTCACGGCGTTCTCCGGCTCCCACCAGGACGCCATCAAGAAGGGCTTCGCGGCCCACGAGACGCGCAATGACGGCTTCTGGGAAATGCCCTATCTGCCGCTCGATCCGACCGATGTCGGCGGCAACTACGAGGCGGTGATCCGCGTCAACAGCCAGTCCGGCAAGGGCGGCGTCGCCTGGGTGCTGGAACAGGACAAGGGCCTGAAGCTGCCGCGCCGGCTGCAGGTGGATTTCAGCCGCCGGGTTCAGGTGCTCGCCGACGAGACCTCGAAGGAACTGACGGCCGAACACATCTGGACCGCGTTCGAGGAGGCCTATCACCTCGGTGGCCGGCAGACGTTCGAACTCGTCAGCTTCGACGACACGCGATCGCCGCGCGGCGGCACGGAACGGGTGTTCGTCGGCCGCATCCGCAAGGGCGCCGAGGAAGTCACCGCGTCCGGACGCGGCAACGGCCTGCTGTCGGGAACCGTCGCGGCGCTGAACGACCAGTTCGGCCTCGGCATCGAGATCATCGACTACCAGGAACACGCGCTGCGGCGCGGATCGGATTCGCAGGCCGCCGCCTATGTCGAATGCAAGCTGCCGGACGGCCGCGTGGTGTTCGGCGTCGGCATCGACGACGACGTCGCCGCCGCCTCGGTGAAGGCGGTCATCAGCGCCGCCAACGCCGCCTGA
- a CDS encoding FMN-dependent NADH-azoreductase, whose translation MTILHVDSSINGANSVSRSLSAEVVAHLKAANPSETVVFRDLASQPLPHLMQIGGGDPVVLEEFLSATTVVIGAPMYNFGIPSQLKIWLDHIAVPGKTFRYGASGPEGLCGNQKVIVVSSRGGIFTSGSPYAAFDHQEGHLTAFFTLLGVTDLSFVRAEGLALGEEMQKRALEAAQAQIQALAA comes from the coding sequence ATGACCATACTGCATGTCGATAGCAGCATAAACGGCGCCAACAGCGTCAGCCGCTCCCTCAGCGCGGAGGTCGTGGCCCACCTCAAGGCCGCGAACCCCTCCGAAACGGTGGTGTTCCGTGATCTTGCATCCCAGCCGCTGCCGCACCTCATGCAGATAGGCGGGGGCGATCCGGTCGTGCTGGAAGAGTTTCTCTCGGCCACCACCGTCGTGATCGGCGCGCCGATGTACAATTTCGGCATCCCGTCGCAACTGAAGATATGGCTCGATCACATCGCGGTGCCGGGGAAGACGTTCCGTTACGGTGCCAGTGGCCCGGAAGGTTTGTGCGGCAACCAGAAGGTGATTGTCGTGTCCTCGCGCGGCGGCATCTTCACCTCCGGCTCCCCCTATGCCGCATTCGACCATCAGGAAGGCCACCTCACCGCCTTCTTCACCCTCCTCGGCGTGACGGATCTGAGCTTCGTGCGGGCCGAAGGGCTGGCGCTGGGCGAAGAGATGCAGAAGCGGGCGCTGGAAGCGGCTCAGGCCCAGATCCAGGCGCTGGCCGCATAA
- a CDS encoding winged helix-turn-helix transcriptional regulator, with protein MLQRHTEVTTEFRRDECNPITRDVLTRVGDKWTVFTVVVLGGGPKRFNELKRSIDGISQRMLTLTLRTLERDGIVTRSVFPTVPPRVDYALTPLGMTLLRTLKDLHDWVSSNADEITQARAAFDRRSAVQQPL; from the coding sequence ATGTTGCAGAGGCACACCGAGGTAACCACCGAATTTAGAAGAGACGAGTGCAATCCTATCACCCGAGATGTTCTGACGCGGGTGGGAGATAAATGGACTGTCTTTACAGTCGTTGTTCTTGGAGGCGGCCCGAAGCGCTTCAATGAACTGAAACGTTCCATCGACGGCATTTCGCAGCGGATGCTGACATTGACGCTCCGGACGCTGGAACGGGATGGAATCGTGACGCGGAGCGTTTTTCCCACGGTGCCGCCGCGCGTGGACTATGCCCTGACGCCGCTCGGCATGACGCTGCTGCGGACGTTGAAAGATCTCCACGACTGGGTCAGCAGCAATGCGGACGAGATCACGCAGGCGCGGGCCGCGTTCGACCGCAGGAGCGCAGTTCAACAGCCGCTATAG
- the pyc gene encoding pyruvate carboxylase: protein MKTIKRLLVANRSEIAIRVFRAANELGIETVAVFAEEDKLALHRFKADAAYQIGKGMGPIEAYLSIPEIIRVAKLAGADAIHPGYGLLSESPEFADACAEAGIIFIGPRAQTMRTLGNKVAARNLAISVGVPVMPATDPLPDDMETVEALALGIGYPVMLKASWGGGGRGMRVIRTVEDLRREVLSAKREAKAAFGKDEVYLEKLVERARHVESQILGDTHGNLVHLFERDCSVQRRHQKVVERAPAPYLTDAQREEIAGYALNIGKAVDYVGAGTVEFLMDSDTGQFYFIEVNPRIQVEHTVTEQVTGIDIVKAQIRILEGAVIGTPESGVPPQEKIVLNGHALQCRITTEDPEQNFVPDYGRITAYRGATGFGIRLDGGTAYSGAVITRFYDPLLEKLTAWAPTPDEAIARMHRALREFRIRGVATNLAFLENVITHPKFLDSSYTTRFIDQTPELFAQVRRRDRATKILTYVADVTVNGHPEVKDRPKPHADALKPAVPDFGSGPIPNGTRQRLDLDGPVAFAKWMRTERRVLVTDTTMRDAHQSLLATRMRSHDIAAAAEAYARGLPSLLSLECWGGATFDVAMRFLTEDPWERLADIRAKAPNILLQMLLRGSNGVGYANYPDNVVRFFVRQAAAGGVDLFRVFDCLNWVENMRVSIDAVAEANKLCEGAICYTGDLLDPRRAKYSLKYYVSLAKELEAAGCHIIGIKDMAGLLKPAGARVLVKALREEVGLPVHFHTHDTSGISAATVLAAVDAGVDAVDAAMDAFSGLTSQPCLGSIVEALKGTERDTGLDPEVIRKLSFYWEAVRNQYRAFEANLQAPASEVFLHEMPGGQFTNLKEQARSLGLESRWHEVARAYADVNQMFGDIVKVTPSSKVVGDMALMMVSSDLTPADVLDPGRDVAFPESVVGLFRGDLGQPPGGFPEALQKKVLKGGEPITVRPGSLLADADLEAERAQIAAKVGGTISDRDLASYLMYPKVFTDFARAYDTYGPVSTLPTPVYFYGLQPGEEILVDLEPGKTMVVRCQAIGEPDEEGQVRVFFELNGQPRIVRVPDRNAGAGARAARRKAEEGNAAHVAAPMPGVVATLAVKPGQAVSAGDVLLSIEAMKMETVLHAERDGKIAEVLVSAGSPIDAKDLLVVFEG from the coding sequence ATGAAGACGATCAAGCGCCTTCTCGTCGCCAACCGCTCGGAAATCGCCATCCGCGTCTTCCGCGCTGCAAACGAACTCGGGATCGAAACGGTCGCCGTGTTCGCAGAGGAAGACAAGCTCGCGCTGCACCGTTTCAAGGCGGATGCGGCCTATCAGATCGGCAAGGGAATGGGCCCCATCGAGGCCTATCTCTCCATCCCCGAAATCATCCGTGTGGCGAAGCTCGCCGGCGCCGACGCCATCCATCCCGGATACGGCCTCTTGTCGGAGAGCCCGGAATTCGCGGATGCCTGCGCCGAGGCCGGCATCATCTTCATCGGCCCGCGGGCGCAGACCATGCGCACCCTCGGCAACAAGGTCGCGGCGCGCAATCTCGCGATCTCCGTCGGCGTCCCGGTGATGCCGGCGACCGATCCGCTGCCGGACGACATGGAGACGGTCGAGGCGCTGGCGCTCGGCATCGGCTACCCGGTGATGCTGAAGGCGTCGTGGGGCGGCGGCGGGCGCGGCATGCGCGTCATCCGCACGGTCGAGGACCTGCGCCGCGAGGTGCTCTCGGCCAAGCGCGAGGCCAAGGCGGCGTTCGGCAAGGACGAGGTCTATCTCGAGAAGCTGGTGGAGCGCGCCCGCCACGTCGAATCCCAGATCCTGGGCGACACCCACGGCAATCTCGTCCACCTGTTCGAGCGCGACTGCTCGGTGCAGCGCCGCCATCAGAAGGTCGTCGAGCGCGCCCCGGCGCCTTACCTCACCGATGCCCAGCGCGAGGAGATCGCCGGATACGCCCTCAATATCGGCAAGGCCGTCGACTATGTCGGCGCCGGTACGGTCGAGTTCCTGATGGATTCGGACACCGGCCAGTTCTATTTCATCGAGGTCAACCCGCGCATCCAGGTCGAGCACACCGTCACCGAGCAGGTGACGGGCATCGATATCGTCAAGGCGCAGATCCGCATTCTCGAAGGCGCCGTCATCGGCACCCCGGAATCAGGCGTGCCGCCGCAGGAAAAGATCGTCCTCAACGGCCACGCCCTGCAGTGCCGCATCACCACCGAGGATCCCGAGCAGAACTTCGTCCCTGACTACGGCCGCATCACCGCCTATCGCGGCGCGACCGGCTTCGGCATCCGCCTCGACGGCGGCACCGCCTATTCCGGCGCGGTCATCACCCGGTTCTATGACCCGCTTCTGGAGAAGCTCACCGCGTGGGCGCCGACGCCCGACGAGGCGATCGCCCGCATGCACCGCGCGCTGCGCGAGTTCCGCATCCGCGGCGTGGCGACGAACCTCGCCTTCCTCGAGAACGTCATCACCCACCCGAAATTCCTCGACAGCTCCTACACCACCCGCTTCATCGACCAGACGCCGGAGCTGTTCGCACAGGTGCGCCGCCGCGACCGCGCCACCAAGATCCTGACCTACGTCGCCGACGTCACCGTCAACGGCCATCCGGAGGTCAAGGACCGGCCGAAGCCGCACGCCGATGCCCTCAAGCCCGCGGTGCCCGATTTCGGCAGCGGACCGATTCCGAACGGCACGCGCCAGCGTCTCGATCTCGACGGCCCGGTGGCGTTCGCGAAATGGATGCGCACCGAGCGGCGCGTGCTCGTGACCGACACCACCATGCGCGACGCGCACCAGTCGCTGCTCGCCACCCGGATGCGCAGCCACGACATCGCCGCCGCCGCCGAGGCCTATGCCCGCGGGCTGCCGTCGCTGCTGTCGCTCGAATGCTGGGGCGGGGCTACCTTCGACGTCGCGATGCGCTTCCTCACGGAAGACCCGTGGGAGCGGCTGGCCGATATCCGCGCGAAGGCGCCGAACATCCTGTTGCAGATGCTGCTGCGCGGCTCCAACGGCGTCGGCTATGCCAATTATCCCGACAACGTGGTGCGCTTCTTCGTCCGGCAGGCCGCGGCTGGCGGCGTCGACCTGTTCCGCGTGTTCGACTGCCTGAACTGGGTGGAGAACATGCGTGTCTCCATCGATGCCGTCGCCGAGGCCAATAAGCTCTGCGAGGGCGCGATCTGCTACACCGGCGACCTGCTCGACCCGCGGCGGGCGAAATACTCGCTGAAATATTACGTCTCGCTCGCCAAGGAACTCGAGGCCGCCGGCTGCCACATCATCGGCATCAAGGACATGGCCGGCCTGTTGAAGCCGGCCGGCGCGCGGGTGCTGGTGAAGGCACTGCGCGAGGAAGTCGGCCTTCCCGTCCATTTCCACACCCACGACACCTCCGGCATCTCCGCGGCAACCGTGCTCGCGGCGGTCGATGCCGGCGTCGATGCAGTGGACGCGGCGATGGATGCGTTCTCCGGCCTCACGTCGCAGCCCTGCCTCGGCTCCATCGTCGAGGCGCTGAAGGGGACCGAGCGCGACACCGGGCTCGACCCGGAGGTCATCCGCAAGCTGTCGTTCTACTGGGAGGCCGTGCGCAACCAGTACCGCGCCTTCGAGGCGAACCTGCAGGCGCCGGCGTCCGAGGTGTTCCTGCACGAGATGCCGGGCGGCCAGTTCACCAACCTCAAGGAACAGGCCCGCTCGCTCGGCCTCGAAAGCCGCTGGCACGAGGTCGCGCGCGCCTATGCCGACGTCAACCAGATGTTCGGCGACATCGTGAAGGTCACGCCGTCCTCCAAGGTCGTGGGCGACATGGCGCTGATGATGGTCTCGTCCGACCTGACGCCGGCCGACGTGCTCGATCCCGGCCGCGACGTCGCGTTCCCGGAATCCGTGGTCGGCCTGTTCCGTGGCGACCTCGGCCAGCCGCCCGGCGGCTTCCCGGAAGCCTTGCAGAAGAAGGTGCTGAAGGGCGGCGAACCGATCACCGTCCGGCCGGGCTCGCTGCTCGCCGATGCCGATCTGGAGGCGGAGCGGGCGCAGATCGCCGCGAAGGTCGGCGGCACCATTTCCGACCGCGATCTGGCGTCCTACCTGATGTATCCGAAGGTCTTCACCGACTTCGCCAGGGCCTACGACACCTATGGCCCGGTCAGCACCCTGCCGACGCCGGTCTATTTCTACGGCCTGCAGCCGGGCGAGGAGATCCTGGTCGATCTCGAACCCGGCAAGACCATGGTGGTGCGCTGCCAGGCCATCGGCGAGCCGGACGAGGAGGGGCAGGTCCGCGTCTTCTTCGAACTGAACGGCCAGCCCCGCATCGTCCGCGTGCCAGACCGCAATGCCGGCGCGGGCGCGCGGGCGGCCCGCCGCAAGGCGGAGGAGGGCAACGCCGCCCATGTCGCCGCGCCGATGCCGGGCGTGGTGGCGACGCTCGCCGTCAAGCCGGGGCAGGCGGTCTCCGCCGGCGACGTGCTGCTGTCCATCGAGGCGATGAAGATGGAAACCGTCCTGCACGCCGAGCGCGACGGCAAGATCGCCGAGGTGCTGGTCTCCGCCGGTTCGCCCATCGACGCGAAGGACCTGCTCGTGGTGTTCGAGGGGTAG
- a CDS encoding ABC transporter substrate-binding protein: MRTLAGLLALSTCLAWTASASAKTLVYCSEGSPEGWGPAFYTSGTTFDAVNRTIFSRLVEFKPGSTEIGPGLAESWDVSPDGKEYTFHLRKGVKFQSNDKFTPTRDLNADDVIFSFDRQWKKDNPFHDVSGGSYEYFEAMSMPTLLKSIDKVDDYTVKFVLNEPNAPMIANLGMDFASIVSKEYADKMLAAGTPEVIDQEPIGTGPFQLVAYQKDAVIRYKAFPDYYAGKQPIDDLVFAITPDASIRAEKLKAGECNVIPYPNPADIDGLKQDADLNVLQQEGLNIGYLAYNTTQKPFDDVRVRKALNMALDKKAIVDAVFQGTGQVAKNPIPPTIWSYNKEVVDDPYDPEAAKKLLEEAGVKDLSMKIWAMPVQRPYNPNARRMAEMIQADFEKVGVKAEIISYEWGEYLKRAGQKDHDGAILLGWTGDNGDPDNFLAVLLGCDGVGTSNNVAEFCYKPYEDLVQKAKSLPSQEERAKLYEQAQAIFKEQAPWATIAHSLVTVPTTKNVVNFKIDPLGIHRFDGVDISE; this comes from the coding sequence TTGCGAACCCTGGCCGGTCTCCTGGCCCTGTCCACCTGCCTTGCGTGGACGGCCTCCGCTTCCGCCAAGACGCTGGTCTATTGCTCGGAAGGCAGCCCCGAGGGTTGGGGCCCGGCCTTCTACACCTCCGGCACCACCTTCGACGCCGTGAACCGCACGATCTTCAGCCGCCTGGTGGAGTTCAAGCCGGGTTCGACCGAGATCGGCCCGGGTCTGGCCGAATCATGGGATGTTTCGCCTGACGGCAAGGAATACACCTTCCATCTCCGCAAGGGCGTGAAGTTCCAGTCCAACGACAAGTTCACCCCGACCCGCGACCTCAATGCCGACGACGTGATCTTCTCGTTCGACCGCCAGTGGAAGAAGGACAATCCGTTCCACGACGTCAGCGGCGGCTCGTATGAATATTTCGAAGCCATGTCGATGCCGACGCTCTTGAAGTCGATCGACAAGGTCGACGACTACACGGTGAAGTTCGTGCTGAACGAGCCGAACGCGCCGATGATCGCGAATCTCGGCATGGACTTCGCCTCGATCGTCTCGAAGGAATATGCCGACAAGATGCTCGCGGCCGGTACCCCCGAGGTGATCGACCAGGAGCCGATCGGAACGGGTCCGTTCCAGCTCGTCGCCTACCAGAAGGACGCCGTGATCCGGTACAAGGCGTTCCCGGACTATTATGCCGGCAAGCAGCCGATCGACGACCTCGTGTTCGCGATCACGCCGGACGCCTCGATCCGCGCCGAGAAGCTGAAGGCGGGCGAGTGCAACGTGATCCCCTATCCGAACCCGGCCGACATCGACGGGCTGAAGCAGGACGCGGACCTGAACGTGCTGCAGCAGGAAGGCCTGAATATCGGCTATCTCGCCTACAACACCACCCAGAAGCCGTTCGACGACGTGCGCGTGCGCAAGGCGCTCAACATGGCGCTGGACAAGAAGGCCATCGTCGATGCGGTGTTCCAGGGCACCGGCCAGGTCGCCAAGAACCCGATCCCGCCGACCATCTGGTCCTACAACAAGGAAGTGGTTGACGATCCCTACGATCCGGAAGCCGCCAAGAAGCTTCTGGAAGAGGCCGGCGTCAAAGACCTCTCCATGAAGATCTGGGCGATGCCCGTGCAGCGTCCCTACAACCCCAACGCCCGCCGCATGGCGGAGATGATTCAGGCCGATTTCGAGAAGGTCGGCGTCAAGGCCGAGATCATTTCCTACGAGTGGGGCGAGTACCTGAAGCGGGCCGGCCAGAAGGACCACGACGGCGCCATCCTGCTCGGCTGGACCGGCGACAACGGCGATCCGGACAACTTCCTCGCGGTGCTGCTGGGCTGCGACGGCGTGGGCACATCCAACAACGTCGCCGAGTTCTGCTACAAGCCCTATGAGGACCTGGTGCAGAAGGCCAAGAGCCTGCCCTCGCAGGAAGAGCGCGCCAAGCTCTACGAGCAGGCCCAGGCGATCTTCAAGGAGCAGGCGCCGTGGGCCACCATCGCCCACTCGCTGGTGACCGTCCCGACCACCAAGAACGTGGTCAACTTCAAGATCGACCCGCTCGGCATCCATCGCTTCGACGGCGTGGACATCTCCGAGTAA